aaatgaaaatttctaCGTAATGTGAAAAATCGATCTCTGgacatattttcaataataatattcactgCAGTAGCATTCTCCCAATATAAACGAACACGCGGATACTTTAGACAGCCCATTATCAAATGAATCCCAAtgaacttttttatttcattacaatTGGTGGGTTTATATCTAGTTTGCGAATTTTGTATGgcatataaatttgtataatacacaattttttcaaatatatcatcatttaaatattcataaaaataatcagttaTAGAAGGCATTTCTGGTGGATAATTTCTTTCTTCTAAATCcttcaattttaattcagGCGGACAAAAAGGAACTCTTtcccattttatattttttttttcagttacattaaaattaatattagtctGGTTAGAAATTATCTCACTTTCTGTTTCATCCAGCTCGTCTTGGTCATCCCATTgttcaaaatcatttaataattgttgcaGTTCTTCATTATCGAACTGATCTTCCGTTTCTTCGTCCGAAAAATCTAATTCTGATATATTACCATCAcacaataaatcaaaaatttcatgTTCACGTAACCCTTTAgccattttgaataaaataaataataaaatacttataatactaaatacggggagtaataacaattatattgttatacggGTGTACAGTAGTACGACAAGATAACGAAGTGTCAAGTGacgattataaaatacgaCCGTTGTGACCCAATGTCCATTATAAGAGACACGTTAAAAGCATACGATAAACCGGGTTTTAATAAACGGAACAAAGTGGGGATTGAACCAAAACAATTCAATGGttgttataaatagaaaaaaaaataaaacaagtcaTTATCATTATCGGTTATTAatctagtaatatttatatataccgaTTACATAGAATCGATtacgacaaaataatatcttataataatgtgaatatttatagaaatacgtATCACacgtcatttataaaattattttcggaTTCTATGGTATTTTTCCTACTATCTCATTATACAATTGACTAAAATGCATCGTcatagtaatattgtaataaatgatattttgccATGTCTCTTAAAGAGGACATGGGGTCTGAAAGGGTTAAATCTCCAAAATCTTTTGATTTGAACATTCTCCACTCTCTATCCAATTCATTTATATCACCAACTAgtgtaataaagtttttagCGGCAGGTCCAAGCGATTCAACATTAGATATTTCTTTTGGATTGAGAAatgataaatactttaaagttAAGACCTCATGACTGTTAAAAGGAAATCTCAAATAAAACTGTCTTGCTAActctatataaaaattcaaacaattcaTTTTGAAAGTTTTCAGATCATTCTGATTTAAAGTTTGCTTCTCGAGTGAAATCGCTACTTTTGGACCCAAGTACAGTAAATCATTAGATACAAAGTTATCAGGATTTCTGTATTGTAAAGTGGAAATATCTACATTAGATAGCAATAAAGGTTTAATATagcaacttaaaataaaacgataagcATCAGCCATCCGACAATAAAGGGTAAATATTTTGGGGAACTCAGATTGAAACTCaagatttaaattagtaatagtTGGAAGAATAAATTGAAGgaattctaaatataatttagtaattggATTATTCAACTGATTGTAAATATCTTTGGTTACCTAATGATTTAGTCAGTGCATCTGATTCAAAAGCCTGCAATCGAAAATAAGCTACTAAGGCACTATACTGCTCCAAAAGTCTATTAACTACCATATTTAATGACAGCCATCTTGTCTGGGAAGGTTGTAGAATTTTATGAGGTTTTAactcataaaatgtttgaaatgatTGAAACTCTTTTTGACGCTTGAGACTTTGATGCATGAAATTAAACACATCGCGAGtaactttttcaacattttcagGTAATTTACTACAAGCATAGTTTGCACACAATGCCAATGAATGGCAAATACAtttcattgtaaataaatgttgtatatcttttaataaataagttttcaaCGAATTATTCCTACCCATCATTGCATTGGCACCATCTGCAGCAAATCCAATACAATTCTTAGTGTATGGTACTTTatgattatcaaaaaattgttttattaccttataaatatttttagctgtAGCATCTTCTAAAggaattaatgttaaaaataagtcTTTAATATCCCAGTCAATCATAATTCTAACAACCATGGCTAAATGTTTAATAGTGCCCACATCGGTTGACTCATCAACTagcaatgaaaatttattattaatcattaaatttaatattttttgaatatctgTTTCacctattacattatttattaaactagtgGCTTTAGTTGTAttacattgaattttttttttactattactatttaggggtaaagattttattaattgaacaaGATGATCAGAAGAATTAATGGCTATATTATGTTCGGCTATGAATGATGCAATTCTAATTTCTGCAGTTTTAACATCTTTTTCAATTAGgtacttcattatttttgatacttgCCATTGCATACACTGATGGCACCTGAGCAgctgtaatattattctcgTGTTTTTTGGAAGATGCGTGTTTTTTCAAAGCTGCTATCCCTCCTATATAGTCTGATCTGCATGCTTTGCAATAGAAGTAGGTAGATCCTTTAGTACTTTTTTGAATCCATCCACTAAAATCTTTACATTTTTCCCAAGATGTTTGATATTTGTGAGCatagttgaatttttttttttttaaattttgacctgttttttttctttcgtcatcagtattatagttatcagTATCTGATACAGCTTCaaatctaaacaaaaattagctataattaggtaatgaaaattatttaaataataagcttctaacaagttaatattgtacaaattaattattgtaattgacTAGCTTcatgtgtattaaataaatgttataatacttaGCAATATTGTTAATGTACTTTGCATAAAAATCAGTAAAGTtgtgaaaatactttttaaaaaattaatcattattattattattatcattattagttaatagttttagtaaacaataatacaggCCTCATATCTACTATTgagttaaaagaaattaaacatagtgacaaaaataattaaaacagtaacctaatattttgtgttaccaatacaaattattttccatcAATTTCAATACTTTTGAACTACGATATAATATCTCCCTAGTccctagtataatattgtactaggTTGTTATCTCATACACAAATAACGTTTAAACAACatattggttttaataaattatggcaTTTGACTATACctacaatgtaatatataattttattgtatgattattgtattttgaattatataaaaaaataattctttagtgaaagataattaaaatcataattacctataacctatatcatataattaaaaatgaaataaaatttaaatataaattgcaaataattaacagtccttttaattatttgcacAACAATGTTATTGACCATAcaaatcaacaaataaaacctacccaataaaataaaaaaaaacaaacataaaaacataacaaaagATGCATTTTactgacaaaaatatatacatttttatgattaatctttttgtatttttgtatgcaattatctactaaaacataataaccagcatacttatatttataataccataaaaaGTGAAATAGAGACTTTAaaggatttatttaaaagaaagtgactattagtaaaataaagtacttaattattaatgaggtcaataataaaacatttttttttgttttatttaagtagtTGTTAGGTATAAAATTGAGTTCTGGAAGAAAGAAGTGtcctacctatttaaataaattagatgcTAGGAAATAAaggtttataatgtattacctGATATTTTCATCTGTCTCGTCTTCATTTGCCACCTTGTCATTTTTCATTGCTGCTGTAGGCAATGTATCTGGAGAATCAATAGATTCATCAAAACTTTCATCAATAGTTGTTAAACGGGATACATTAATCtaagagtattataatacaaatattagagAGTGTaactattgtaaattataaatgtaagagtagttacgtttaaaataacagtaaaattacatttaagaaaaaaaaaggtcagacattttttttttctgcaaAAACAGATAACCTAGgaatccaaaaataataattatagtaggtacaatttttttcataaaaaaaaatttcaaaaaatcaaaaattatcatttccacccataattttatggtattaCTTTTCTTAGGATCTTTTTCGGCGAAAGTCCCTAAAGTACAATTTTACCtaacatattgtaaataaattcatatttcatacttaCTTGTTTGTTTAAAGTATCAGTGGAACTAGACGTAGTACTAAAATAggatgaaattttatttttattttccatcacGAAAACAGTAAGGtaaacaatatgatataatatattattaattattatatatatataataataatatattatacaataataacaatataatattatgataatactataacaTAGTTCAACGATAAAAGAATTTAAGGACTCTAACAGCAACAGCGACTGAAGACTGGATAGAGGAAAGTGAATAATTCCATGGTGTAAaaggaataaattaataataataataaactttgcACCCTTCAAagtattctatttataatttagtacctatctacaattattatagcatttatatataaatatctaaaacttGATAGCtgataagttaattataacatgtcaacaaaacaacaataatgacaataatataataataatgtctataaataaaacggtaattatgatatattcgTTTCGATTTTGAGACAATTGAACTGTAGGACTTGTTCGacatttttctttacatttttaaaaaaaaatctatttcctactgaaaaattaataaataaaaataatttaatataaatttaaaagaatcaataaaaatcaccagttttttttatattatacaaagtttTTCACCAGTCACcagactatttaaaaaatcaccaGATCTGGTGAAAAATCACCAGACCTGGCAACACTGGAGTAAAAGGTAAATGACTCGGACCATCATGCCTATCACGTTATACAAAACCACTATAGcaaaagtaggtacatattatagcaTACCTACGTCATTAGAACcgctatttttttctgaattcgTGCCGCCGCGTTCGTGTGGCCGCCCATATTTCCCCTTCCAAGCAACAGTACGAAGTATGATATCAGACTATTTATCATTTCCGCCGCGCGTCGGTTACGACCTtacgattttacgaatttacattttacaataatacaatcgCTATTTGTCATTTGAACACGACTGTGCATGGTAGTGTAATAGCGCCGACTGATGGActacttttttcaaaaataataatatttcattattgtgCGCGACAATCGACCACTATTCGTTCGCCGTCCGGTGTGCTCTTAAATGGTACGGAATAAAGTCTACAACAATTAATCtacgtgtatattttattttatcgctgTCGCCTTGGTTCTGTTCCGTTGGCCGTTGTCTACGTGTACATTTTTGGTATTACAACCACGTGTTCAAGGTGATCGTAGAAAGAGAGACGGTTCGTGCggacaaacaataattttgtctatttatttaatggccATATTACAATAGTGCCTACgcgttattattacgataaatgTAATGGCTTATGTTTTGACCGtgcattaataattgtaacggCGATCGTTGAAACGAGGCTGTTGTCGACTGCGGTGACTAAAAcgcattttgtttattttatgtgaataaaatataatacgtacgaATTCGAGTAATAATTCACTGCTCTTTTGACAGCGCATTtgcaagtattattattattcgtgttttcattattaaaacacgTGGTATCTAAagcttaagaaaaaaataaattaaaataggtaccaaCGTCAAATTGAGGTTTTATACAGATAGAAAACACACGTATTAACTACccatacaacattttaattaaaaaatgagttaTATGGGTAACAAAAAAACACTGTACAAAATctctataattaatacaagttatttaatttagcttGGAGTATACTCATAGTATGTgctttaaattcataatataaaatgggaatgtaaatatttactctCGTAAAAGACatgttgaaaataaagtaTGTCAAGTGTAAAGATCGTAAAcactgaaaatgtattaaccaAACATGTTAAGGTATACCTACCAGTGCTACAACTagctcataatatatttcttataaatcattaatctattatgtacaaaaattagaaaatgtgAACAAGAAATTATGTAATGAGTCTACAGTTGACTTATACACAAAATTCTTGGAAATTTaccatattgtttaatatcaaagttatttactttataaattgatttcaattatgtatattgttgaatttttctAGAGTTTCAATGCCAATAATATCagaaaattcttttaaatttagattataaatattattgtcagtGTGTGTGTCAGTACTACTTGTTGAACCATTTGCactagaattataattttttcctaaGCATTTTTGGTAatct
The DNA window shown above is from Aphis gossypii isolate Hap1 chromosome 2, ASM2018417v2, whole genome shotgun sequence and carries:
- the LOC126549909 gene encoding E3 SUMO-protein ligase KIAA1586-like translates to MVVRIMIDWDIKDLFLTLIPLEDATAKNIYKVIKQFFDNHKVPYTKNCIGFAADGANAMMGRNNSLKTYLLKDIQHLFTMKCICHSLALCANYACSKLPENVEKVTRDVFNFMHQSLKRQKEFQSFQTFYELKPHKILQPSQTRWLSLNMVVNRLLEQYSALVAYFRLQAFESDALTKSLGNQRYLQSVE